A window of the Glaciimonas sp. CA11.2 genome harbors these coding sequences:
- a CDS encoding prenyltransferase/squalene oxidase repeat-containing protein, with protein sequence MLDSWCWTSAAEGTRYAGARSLTWDTAFTLQALTASHQVTEQVILAVRAAYHRLHNMQITNELPIEERDERDSNSGGWCFNDSTHQWAISDCTAEVISALLSCHHLPEVISLENRISVAHLQAAIGFLLTRQNADGGFGSYERSRGMHWMNNANPTEIYGNCMAELSYIECTASVLRALYIAVQDYPELGSETVRHAINRSIKFLCAQQRSDGTWLAAWGVNLIYSTWFAVEALCAAQLSPFNSTLQKAAAWLKTIQHADGGWGEHFSGCHTGSYVDHPASTVVSTSWASLALLAIEGPQSVAANRGIMWLVQRQQTDGTWSGDAVNGVFFRTALLNYRLYSCYFPTLALAKANPH encoded by the coding sequence ATGTTGGATAGTTGGTGCTGGACTAGCGCAGCCGAAGGGACTCGTTATGCCGGCGCTCGCTCGCTGACATGGGATACGGCATTCACACTGCAAGCACTGACAGCTTCACATCAAGTAACAGAGCAAGTCATACTAGCTGTGCGTGCTGCCTATCATCGTCTCCACAATATGCAAATTACAAATGAATTACCAATTGAGGAGCGTGACGAACGAGACTCAAATTCGGGAGGTTGGTGCTTTAACGATTCAACACATCAATGGGCAATCTCTGACTGCACTGCTGAAGTAATCAGTGCTTTACTAAGTTGCCATCATCTACCAGAGGTAATCTCACTAGAAAATCGTATTTCCGTCGCTCACTTACAAGCCGCGATTGGTTTTTTGTTGACCCGGCAAAATGCAGACGGTGGCTTTGGTTCTTATGAACGTAGTCGCGGTATGCATTGGATGAATAACGCTAATCCAACCGAAATATATGGCAATTGTATGGCTGAACTGTCCTACATTGAATGTACAGCTTCTGTTTTGCGCGCCTTGTATATTGCCGTTCAGGATTATCCAGAGCTGGGATCTGAAACTGTACGTCATGCCATCAACAGATCAATAAAGTTTTTATGTGCACAGCAACGATCTGATGGCACATGGTTAGCCGCTTGGGGTGTCAACCTGATCTATTCGACTTGGTTTGCGGTAGAAGCACTATGCGCTGCACAGCTTTCTCCTTTTAATTCAACGTTGCAAAAAGCAGCTGCGTGGTTGAAAACCATACAGCACGCCGATGGTGGTTGGGGAGAGCATTTTTCTGGATGTCATACCGGCTCTTATGTAGATCATCCTGCGAGTACTGTCGTTAGTACTAGCTGGGCGAGCCTCGCCCTGTTGGCGATTGAAGGACCCCAATCAGTAGCTGCCAATCGCGGCATCATGTGGCTGGTTCAGCGTCAACAGACAGATGGCACCTGGTCGGGCGATGCGGTGAATGGTGTTTTTTTTCGTACAGCGCTTTTGAATTATCGACTGTATAGCTGTTATTTTCCTACGTTAGCTCTGGCAAAAGCAAATCCTCATTAG
- a CDS encoding DUF4123 domain-containing protein, with the protein MIYYGLDPYHPELLSQIEATLTEASTKHAQLSTFVLIDGTFDDDFGMEMWKKSRSENSEVMSLYDKTVLSELEECAPFLIAMTAMNLPGVLKSCAGKPMLSILQSPLTIHALKRHFTPFLQIRTTSDGMCFSLPFSDTICSEDILYSFDTAQRTAFCSGFAKWHLINRKGTLTTIDGTCFDAASYLPSAVGESNAIDITDKQYAWLIDSGEADYILRELAKQPFALPPDQTPSMLFPSIRTLLLAMDKRDITIDDERHVLVAQSLQLPDYFCALDMLDEAQTLGVEAAVKRASLRTLG; encoded by the coding sequence ATGATCTATTACGGCCTTGACCCATACCATCCAGAATTACTCAGCCAGATCGAAGCGACCTTAACCGAAGCCAGCACCAAACACGCTCAACTATCAACCTTCGTGTTGATCGACGGTACCTTTGATGACGACTTCGGTATGGAAATGTGGAAAAAAAGTCGAAGCGAAAACAGTGAAGTTATGTCTCTATACGACAAGACGGTATTAAGCGAACTGGAAGAATGTGCCCCCTTCCTCATCGCCATGACCGCAATGAATTTACCCGGTGTACTTAAAAGCTGTGCAGGCAAGCCGATGCTCAGTATTCTACAAAGCCCACTCACCATCCATGCGCTAAAACGCCACTTCACGCCGTTCTTACAGATCCGCACAACATCTGACGGAATGTGTTTTTCGCTCCCGTTTTCGGACACAATTTGCAGTGAGGATATTCTGTACAGCTTCGATACTGCACAACGCACAGCATTCTGTTCCGGCTTTGCCAAATGGCACTTAATCAACCGCAAAGGCACGCTGACGACCATCGACGGAACATGCTTTGATGCAGCATCGTACCTACCTTCTGCGGTCGGCGAATCTAATGCCATCGATATCACCGACAAGCAATACGCGTGGTTAATCGATAGCGGCGAGGCAGATTATATTTTGCGCGAACTTGCCAAGCAACCGTTCGCACTACCGCCGGACCAAACTCCATCCATGCTCTTTCCAAGCATCCGTACGCTATTGCTGGCAATGGATAAACGCGATATCACCATTGATGACGAGCGACATGTGCTGGTCGCACAATCTCTGCAGCTTCCTGATTATTTTTGCGCTCTGGATATGCTGGATGAAGCCCAAACGCTTGGTGTCGAAGCCGCGGTAAAGCGCGCTTCTCTGCGCACGCTCGGATAA
- the istA gene encoding IS21 family transposase, which yields MPVQRITMRKIKDVLRLKLDAKLSHQQIAAALGISKGVVTKYVGLAAVAGLDWSAVQDVDDTELAHRLLVTPERTRDHVQPDYARLHHELRRKGMTLMLLWEEYRADYAQHQTYAYSQFCVNYRQFAKQLKRSMRQIHRAGEKLFIDYAGPTIGLTDGSRAHIFVAALGASSYTYACATPRETMADWLTSTARALRFFGGVPQLIVPDNPKAMIADANRYEPRSNDTVRDFARHYGTSILPARPRHPQDKAKAESAVQIVERWIMARLRHQQFSSVHEVDVAIAPLLSVLNDKPFQKLPGSRASAFAQLDVPALRPLPLQCYEMAHFKTVRVHNDYHVEIGRHHYSVPQALVGQVLEARMTATTVEILHRGQRVASHPRNSGEGGFTTDTLHMPVAHRAQLEWTPQRLIHWGQTIGTATAEAVTRLMAENRHPEHGYRACLGLLSLAKRYGKPRLEAGCMLALQLGACQYRHVRDILKNNRDRTPCAPVGDWVSPDHAHVRGPDYYQ from the coding sequence GTGCCCGTACAAAGGATCACTATGCGTAAGATAAAAGACGTATTACGTTTAAAACTGGATGCCAAACTATCGCACCAGCAGATTGCCGCAGCACTGGGGATTTCAAAAGGAGTCGTCACCAAGTATGTCGGCCTGGCCGCCGTTGCCGGTTTGGACTGGTCGGCGGTGCAAGATGTAGACGACACCGAGTTGGCGCACCGGCTTTTGGTCACGCCAGAACGGACCCGAGACCATGTCCAGCCAGATTACGCCAGGCTGCATCACGAACTGCGGCGCAAGGGGATGACGCTGATGTTGCTATGGGAAGAGTATCGTGCCGATTATGCCCAGCACCAGACCTATGCCTACTCACAGTTCTGCGTGAATTACCGGCAGTTTGCCAAACAGCTCAAACGCTCTATGCGCCAGATTCACCGGGCTGGCGAGAAACTGTTCATTGATTATGCTGGTCCGACTATCGGTCTCACTGATGGTAGCCGTGCCCACATCTTCGTCGCTGCTCTGGGCGCATCGAGCTACACCTATGCCTGTGCTACGCCGCGTGAGACGATGGCCGACTGGCTCACTTCGACAGCGCGTGCGCTGCGCTTCTTCGGCGGGGTACCGCAGTTGATTGTTCCCGATAATCCGAAGGCTATGATCGCCGACGCCAATCGCTACGAACCACGCAGTAACGACACCGTACGCGATTTTGCGCGCCACTACGGCACCTCCATCTTGCCAGCCCGTCCGCGTCATCCTCAGGATAAAGCGAAGGCCGAATCAGCAGTGCAGATCGTCGAGCGCTGGATCATGGCGCGTCTGCGACATCAGCAATTTAGCAGCGTCCACGAGGTCGATGTCGCCATCGCACCGCTGCTGAGCGTACTTAACGATAAGCCGTTTCAGAAGCTACCCGGTAGTCGCGCCAGTGCGTTTGCCCAACTCGATGTCCCGGCGCTACGGCCTTTGCCATTGCAATGTTATGAGATGGCGCATTTCAAGACTGTCAGGGTGCATAACGATTACCACGTTGAGATCGGCCGCCATCACTACAGTGTGCCGCAAGCCCTGGTCGGTCAGGTGCTGGAAGCCCGGATGACAGCGACGACAGTGGAAATCCTGCATCGCGGTCAACGTGTCGCCAGTCATCCGCGCAACAGTGGCGAAGGCGGGTTCACCACCGACACCCTGCATATGCCGGTGGCGCATCGTGCGCAATTGGAATGGACGCCACAGCGACTGATTCACTGGGGACAGACCATCGGTACGGCGACAGCGGAGGCGGTGACGCGTCTGATGGCCGAGAACAGACATCCCGAGCACGGCTACCGTGCCTGTCTTGGTCTGCTGTCATTGGCCAAGCGCTACGGCAAGCCACGTCTTGAAGCAGGATGCATGCTGGCCTTACAGCTCGGTGCCTGCCAATACCGCCACGTCCGTGACATTCTCAAAAATAACCGTGATCGCACACCGTGTGCCCCAGTTGGCGATTGGGTCAGTCCTGACCATGCCCATGTGCGTGGCCCTGATTACTATCAATGA
- a CDS encoding cytochrome P450 codes for MIVQSAPWVSGKIPVLGHLLAFRGNPTPFIQRGLEEHGKLFRFKFLRKTVYVLLGSQNHAAYFHATDAQLGVQEFHRILTPVVGKGIVYDTEPARMDQQMRLLHAAIHEQAALGYIDTIVKVVEEFTSRCGKEGTLNISIIMETLLVKIMSRFILGQDCSSSDSLHISQLYREMKNTISLVSVVWTNAPLLSHWRRDHARRQVENHFLQIIRQRRLQKIKNQDLLGSLMSSRYPDGSALSDDEVIGLAIMTFFAAQTNTPILATWTGLLLAHYPDWSAKIREETEHPLKQYPILPTAIQSQYQMRNFIKEVERLYPTVNLIPRQVLYDFEVGNMVVPAGSFVAVCPPVSHRLAEVFSNPLNFDPDRFSPGREEDKRQAFSLIGFGGGRHFCLGQTMAQQFIKLVWGLLLQKFAFTVDDADLQINLKKPLTEPLRPLMRYRRYR; via the coding sequence TTGATAGTTCAATCTGCCCCGTGGGTATCCGGCAAAATACCTGTTCTGGGACATCTGCTAGCGTTCCGCGGCAACCCAACGCCATTTATTCAACGTGGCCTAGAGGAGCATGGTAAATTATTTCGCTTTAAATTCCTGAGAAAAACGGTGTATGTTTTGCTGGGATCGCAGAATCATGCGGCGTATTTTCATGCGACGGATGCACAATTGGGCGTACAAGAATTTCATCGTATTCTCACTCCGGTGGTGGGAAAAGGCATCGTCTACGATACTGAACCAGCGCGGATGGATCAACAAATGCGCCTGTTACATGCTGCCATACATGAACAAGCAGCCTTAGGTTATATAGATACCATCGTTAAGGTAGTGGAAGAATTCACCTCTCGCTGTGGCAAAGAGGGAACATTGAATATCTCCATCATTATGGAGACATTACTCGTTAAAATCATGAGTCGTTTTATTCTGGGACAAGACTGTTCTTCATCGGATTCACTGCATATTTCACAGTTGTATCGTGAAATGAAAAATACTATTAGTTTAGTATCGGTTGTATGGACTAATGCCCCTTTACTGTCTCATTGGCGACGTGATCATGCGCGGCGTCAGGTGGAAAATCATTTTTTGCAGATTATTAGACAAAGACGCTTGCAAAAGATAAAAAATCAAGATCTTTTAGGATCCCTTATGTCTTCGCGCTATCCCGACGGATCTGCTTTGTCCGATGATGAAGTAATTGGATTAGCCATCATGACATTTTTTGCAGCGCAAACTAACACACCGATATTGGCCACTTGGACCGGTTTATTATTGGCGCATTATCCCGATTGGTCAGCCAAAATTCGCGAGGAAACTGAGCATCCATTGAAACAGTATCCGATATTACCAACAGCTATTCAGTCTCAATATCAGATGAGAAACTTCATCAAAGAAGTCGAACGCTTATACCCCACGGTCAATCTGATACCGCGCCAGGTATTGTATGATTTTGAAGTAGGTAATATGGTCGTGCCAGCTGGCAGTTTCGTTGCAGTTTGTCCGCCAGTGAGCCATCGATTGGCTGAGGTATTTTCTAATCCACTTAACTTTGATCCAGATCGTTTCTCTCCCGGACGTGAAGAAGATAAACGACAAGCCTTTTCATTGATTGGATTTGGGGGCGGCAGACATTTCTGCTTGGGTCAAACAATGGCGCAACAATTTATAAAACTGGTTTGGGGTCTTTTGTTGCAAAAATTTGCATTTACAGTTGATGATGCAGACTTACAAATTAATCTAAAGAAACCGCTAACTGAACCATTACGACCCTTAATGCGATATCGCCGTTATCGGTGA
- a CDS encoding LysR family transcriptional regulator: MYSITDIQLFVLTADLGNLSKAARQLDLVPATASASLKRLELHLNTRLFVRSTRSLRLTPEGTLFLEYGRQALTLLNQGEAHLRSDGEIKGHLRLSMPADVGRNVLLPWLNDFQQSYPKVTLALQFSDRIIDLFSAPIDVAFRYGKLDDSTLISQPLAASRRVAVASPAYLAQHGTPTTPKELAEHNCLLFYLERGLFNNWRFHSGKHAIVIKVRGDRMTDDAAIAREWAIAGLGIAYKSWLDVRLDLAEGRLVTLLDQYVGEETPLNMVYPDRSSASPVLRTLLLFLREKFHALGIPSERAY; this comes from the coding sequence ATGTACTCAATCACAGACATCCAGCTTTTTGTTCTCACCGCAGATTTAGGCAACTTATCCAAAGCTGCGCGCCAACTTGATCTGGTGCCAGCAACCGCGAGCGCGAGTCTAAAACGCCTGGAACTTCACCTAAACACACGATTATTTGTTCGCTCCACGCGAAGCCTGCGCTTAACGCCGGAAGGCACCTTATTTTTAGAATATGGGCGTCAAGCTTTGACGCTTCTCAATCAAGGTGAAGCCCATTTACGTAGCGACGGCGAAATCAAAGGGCATTTGCGCTTATCCATGCCCGCAGACGTAGGTAGAAACGTCTTACTTCCCTGGCTGAATGATTTTCAGCAATCCTATCCAAAAGTAACTCTGGCCTTGCAATTCTCCGACCGCATTATCGATCTCTTCAGTGCACCGATTGATGTTGCCTTTCGGTATGGCAAACTAGATGACTCCACATTGATTTCACAACCGCTGGCCGCGAGTCGGCGCGTAGCGGTCGCATCACCCGCTTATTTAGCGCAACATGGCACACCGACCACGCCAAAAGAGTTGGCAGAACATAACTGCCTACTGTTTTATCTCGAGCGCGGTTTGTTTAACAACTGGCGCTTTCACTCTGGAAAACATGCAATCGTTATCAAGGTGCGCGGTGACCGCATGACGGACGATGCCGCGATTGCGCGGGAATGGGCAATTGCCGGATTGGGGATTGCTTACAAATCATGGCTGGATGTGAGACTGGATTTAGCGGAAGGAAGATTAGTAACATTGCTGGATCAATACGTCGGAGAAGAAACCCCGCTCAACATGGTCTATCCGGATCGCAGCAGCGCTTCACCCGTGCTACGCACATTACTCTTATTTTTGCGTGAGAAATTTCATGCTTTGGGTATTCCTAGTGAGAGAGCTTATTAA
- a CDS encoding zinc-binding alcohol dehydrogenase family protein: protein MKAIALTRYLPIDHPESLMDVTLSKPTPQGRDLLVEIKAIAVNPVDTKVRAPKAKVEEALRVLGWDAAGIVQAVGPDVSLFKVGDKVFYAGDITRPGTNSEFQLIDERIAGHMPKSHDFEQSAALPLTAITAWEALFERLQVTTPPHAIPRKSILIIGGAGGVGSIAIQLAAKVAGLTVIATASRPESEKWVRELGAQHVINHFGDLQAQLKEKGFLAVDHVLILNDTDQHFPAAAAVIAPQGMICSIVENAAPLDLSLLKSKSAGFVWEFMFTRSMYQTPDMQEQGNLLNEIARLIDSKILVTTVGQVLSPINAANLRLAHATLEAGHVIGKIVLKDF, encoded by the coding sequence ATGAAAGCCATTGCATTAACGCGCTATTTGCCAATCGATCATCCAGAGTCCTTAATGGATGTGACGCTGAGTAAGCCGACGCCGCAAGGTCGTGATTTGCTTGTTGAAATAAAAGCAATCGCCGTTAATCCGGTCGACACGAAAGTGCGCGCACCAAAAGCCAAAGTTGAAGAAGCGCTGCGCGTCTTGGGATGGGATGCCGCTGGAATAGTGCAGGCGGTCGGTCCTGACGTTAGCCTTTTTAAGGTCGGTGATAAAGTTTTTTATGCCGGTGACATCACGCGGCCTGGTACCAACAGCGAATTTCAATTGATCGACGAACGCATCGCCGGCCATATGCCGAAATCGCACGATTTTGAGCAATCTGCAGCCTTGCCGCTCACCGCCATTACTGCTTGGGAAGCGTTATTTGAGCGTTTGCAAGTCACAACGCCACCACACGCCATCCCGCGCAAATCCATTCTGATCATCGGTGGCGCTGGTGGAGTCGGTTCAATTGCGATTCAATTAGCGGCAAAAGTTGCTGGATTGACGGTGATTGCTACTGCCTCGCGTCCAGAGTCAGAGAAATGGGTCCGTGAGCTGGGCGCGCAGCACGTCATTAACCATTTTGGCGATCTACAGGCGCAACTGAAGGAAAAGGGATTTTTAGCGGTAGACCATGTCTTGATTCTGAATGACACTGATCAGCATTTTCCAGCGGCGGCGGCAGTGATCGCGCCTCAAGGGATGATTTGCAGCATTGTAGAAAATGCCGCGCCTTTGGATCTTAGCTTGCTCAAGTCAAAAAGTGCCGGTTTTGTCTGGGAATTCATGTTCACGCGTTCAATGTATCAGACCCCCGATATGCAAGAGCAGGGCAATTTGTTGAATGAAATTGCACGTTTGATTGATAGCAAAATCCTGGTAACGACAGTAGGGCAAGTCCTTTCGCCAATCAATGCGGCTAATTTACGGTTAGCGCATGCAACGTTGGAAGCGGGCCATGTGATTGGTAAAATCGTATTGAAGGATTTCTAA
- a CDS encoding type VI secretion system Vgr family protein produces the protein MSSSRTLSASSSAIPTRLNQPALVPISLSGTEGMNALFDYTVVLMTPESLIHLSEDIGNVNLDDFIGRELTIMIALDGSGGFFDSAFADNLLGNIGAGTREISGLITAARVLRQEGRHALYEVTLRPWLHLATLTTDCKIFQDQSVIEIIDLLFADYAFPVDKRLIETYPKRDYQTQYNESDFTFFSRLCEEWGINYFFEHDNGVHRLVLIDSIGAHKNSPSSAYHVVQFHTEGKHIDEECIHAFSPVHQLTSGQYTTRDYDYTRPKANLTANRYDPRPTAHSEQAVYEWHADAHYSQPKAGSGSASTNPESQNDPFAEGDFIARLRMQALHSVGQRAQGQGHLRGMVPGCIFTLERHPQTAANAEYVILSTTLRIDEAAQETQASDNAHRQRYRVHVDFTVQPASENVRPQRSTPKPLTHGPATAIVVGPQGQNIWTDTLGRIKIQFPWDRLGQHNHQSSCWVRVGAPWAGNQLGGMHIPRIGQEVIVDFLGGDPDLPLCTGRVYNQLNTPPWALPSQSALSGFRSRELTPDGGNAASGRSNHLVMDDTAGKIQSQLKSDHQHSQLSLGHITRIEDHAGRKEARGQGFELRTDGHGAIRAKNGLLISTESRTHASHHITDLGETAQRLIDAHGQQQSFGELAQQHGALEADEHKAITTSLTDQNDAIQGTGGNNGNNGNVKEGSFPELTAPHLILASPAGIATTTPQSTHIASGEHVALTSGQDMSLSVGQRLIASVKTGIRLFSYQAGMKLVAASGDISLTALKDSINLLAKLNITLTANRIVINATEEVMINGGGSYAKWNANGIESGTKGMWKVHAASHSTVGPNSLPIALHQFPQAACKECQQSARTAATRAGSPPI, from the coding sequence ATGTCCAGCAGTCGCACTCTCAGCGCATCTAGCAGCGCTATTCCAACACGCCTGAATCAACCTGCGCTGGTGCCGATTAGTCTCTCTGGCACGGAAGGCATGAACGCATTATTCGATTACACCGTCGTGCTGATGACACCCGAATCCTTGATCCATCTGAGTGAAGATATCGGCAATGTCAATCTTGACGATTTCATTGGTCGCGAGTTAACCATCATGATTGCATTGGATGGCAGCGGTGGATTTTTCGACAGCGCATTTGCTGACAATCTGCTTGGCAACATCGGTGCTGGGACGCGTGAAATCTCCGGCTTGATTACCGCTGCCCGCGTGCTGCGTCAGGAAGGACGCCATGCGCTGTACGAAGTCACCTTGCGCCCATGGTTGCATCTGGCGACACTGACCACCGACTGCAAGATATTTCAGGATCAAAGCGTGATCGAGATCATCGATCTGCTGTTTGCCGACTACGCCTTTCCAGTCGACAAGCGTCTCATTGAGACTTATCCCAAACGCGACTATCAGACCCAATACAACGAAAGCGACTTTACGTTCTTTAGTCGATTGTGCGAAGAATGGGGAATCAACTATTTCTTCGAGCATGATAACGGCGTCCATCGACTGGTCTTAATCGACAGCATCGGTGCGCATAAGAATTCGCCCAGCAGCGCTTATCACGTGGTGCAGTTTCATACGGAAGGCAAACATATCGATGAAGAGTGTATTCATGCCTTTTCACCCGTACATCAACTCACTTCCGGCCAGTACACCACGCGGGATTATGACTACACAAGGCCCAAGGCCAATCTCACCGCCAACCGCTACGATCCCCGCCCCACTGCGCACAGTGAGCAAGCGGTCTATGAATGGCATGCCGACGCGCATTATAGCCAGCCGAAGGCGGGTTCCGGTTCAGCAAGCACCAACCCGGAAAGCCAGAATGATCCGTTTGCCGAAGGCGATTTCATCGCCCGTTTGCGCATGCAAGCCTTACACAGCGTCGGCCAACGAGCGCAAGGCCAAGGCCATCTACGCGGCATGGTGCCCGGTTGCATCTTTACATTAGAGCGCCATCCGCAGACCGCCGCCAATGCCGAGTATGTGATCCTATCGACCACACTGAGGATCGACGAAGCCGCGCAAGAAACGCAGGCGTCCGACAATGCGCATCGGCAACGTTATCGCGTCCACGTCGACTTTACGGTGCAACCGGCCAGCGAGAACGTGCGACCGCAACGGTCTACACCCAAACCGTTGACCCACGGTCCCGCCACCGCCATCGTGGTCGGTCCGCAGGGACAAAACATCTGGACCGATACCCTCGGCCGCATCAAGATCCAGTTTCCATGGGACCGCCTCGGCCAACACAATCATCAGAGCAGTTGCTGGGTCCGCGTCGGCGCACCGTGGGCTGGCAATCAACTCGGCGGCATGCATATTCCGCGCATCGGTCAGGAAGTCATCGTCGACTTTCTCGGTGGCGATCCCGACTTGCCGCTATGTACCGGACGGGTGTACAACCAACTCAATACGCCACCGTGGGCATTGCCGAGCCAGAGTGCGCTATCCGGATTTCGCTCACGCGAACTGACACCTGATGGTGGCAATGCCGCCAGCGGACGTAGCAACCATCTGGTCATGGATGACACCGCTGGCAAAATCCAGAGCCAGCTCAAAAGCGATCATCAGCATAGCCAATTAAGTTTAGGCCACATTACACGCATCGAAGACCACGCCGGTCGCAAGGAAGCCCGCGGACAAGGATTTGAACTGCGCACCGACGGACATGGCGCAATCCGTGCTAAAAACGGTCTGCTGATCAGCACCGAAAGCCGTACTCATGCCAGTCACCACATCACCGATCTGGGCGAGACGGCACAGCGCCTGATCGATGCGCACGGTCAACAGCAAAGCTTTGGTGAACTGGCGCAGCAACATGGTGCGCTTGAAGCCGATGAGCACAAAGCGATCACCACTTCACTCACCGATCAGAACGACGCGATTCAAGGGACCGGCGGCAACAACGGAAACAACGGCAACGTCAAAGAAGGCAGCTTTCCCGAATTAACCGCACCGCATCTGATACTCGCCAGTCCGGCGGGAATCGCTACCACGACGCCGCAATCGACCCACATTGCCAGCGGGGAGCATGTAGCGCTCACCAGCGGACAGGATATGAGTTTGTCGGTAGGACAGCGGCTCATCGCCAGTGTCAAAACCGGTATCCGACTATTTAGCTATCAAGCAGGGATGAAACTTGTCGCTGCCAGTGGCGACATTAGTCTTACCGCGCTAAAAGACAGCATCAATCTGCTTGCCAAACTCAACATTACGCTCACCGCCAACCGTATCGTCATCAACGCCACCGAAGAAGTCATGATCAATGGCGGCGGCAGTTATGCCAAATGGAATGCCAACGGAATTGAAAGCGGTACAAAAGGAATGTGGAAAGTGCATGCCGCCAGCCATTCGACGGTTGGACCTAACAGCCTGCCGATCGCATTACACCAATTTCCTCAAGCAGCGTGCAAAGAATGTCAACAATCGGCGCGCACCGCGGCTACACGTGCAGGCTCTCCTCCAATCTAA
- the istB gene encoding IS21-like element helper ATPase IstB has translation MMMHTTLAQLRTLKLDGLATGLEEQLTQASMAAMSFEERLALLVDREVHCRNDRKLLRLLKNAHLKYAQAAIEDIDARSGRGIDRREVMSLALGDWVSAGHSILITGPTGAGKSWLACALAQYACRRGYSAVYQRVPRLQEELRIRHGSGSFGKWLLQLAKIDVLVLDDWGMGAIDSTTRSDLLEMIDDRAANRATIITSQLPVDHWHAWIGDATIADAILDRILQRNHRLTLTGDSLRGAERPKTSKKEKTIDPS, from the coding sequence ATGATGATGCATACCACTCTGGCCCAATTGCGGACCTTAAAACTCGATGGCTTAGCGACCGGACTGGAGGAACAATTGACGCAGGCCAGTATGGCGGCGATGAGTTTCGAGGAACGTCTGGCACTCTTGGTTGATCGCGAAGTCCATTGCCGCAATGACCGCAAGCTCCTGCGCCTGCTTAAGAACGCCCACCTGAAATACGCACAAGCGGCGATTGAAGACATTGATGCCCGCTCGGGGCGTGGCATCGACCGCCGTGAAGTGATGAGTCTGGCGCTGGGAGATTGGGTCAGTGCTGGCCACAGCATTCTCATTACCGGACCGACCGGTGCTGGCAAATCGTGGCTGGCCTGCGCACTGGCACAGTACGCCTGTCGGCGCGGATACTCTGCTGTTTATCAACGCGTACCCCGTCTACAGGAAGAACTACGCATCCGGCACGGCAGCGGCAGCTTTGGGAAATGGCTGCTCCAACTCGCCAAGATCGATGTCTTGGTACTTGATGACTGGGGCATGGGCGCGATCGACAGCACGACCCGTTCCGACTTGCTGGAGATGATTGACGACCGGGCGGCAAACAGAGCGACGATTATTACCAGTCAACTTCCTGTTGACCATTGGCATGCCTGGATTGGCGACGCCACTATTGCCGACGCCATCCTGGACCGCATTCTGCAGCGCAATCATCGGCTGACACTGACCGGCGATTCACTGCGTGGCGCAGAACGACCTAAAACCAGCAAAAAGGAGAAAACTATCGACCCATCGTGA
- the idi gene encoding isopentenyl-diphosphate Delta-isomerase, whose amino-acid sequence MDEVLILVDQYDHAIGVGNKLQVHQDGVLHRAFSIFIFDSDGRLLLQQRAKDKYHSGGLWTSTCCGHPRHGENNDDAAHRRLMEEMGFDCPLQEVAAITYRASVSNHLIEHEFDHIYVGRFNSEPVPNPDEASNWFWIATPALLEWIAVQPQVFTVWFIKILNEAGDGCLEVWKSYVQK is encoded by the coding sequence ATGGACGAAGTACTCATTCTGGTTGATCAATATGATCACGCCATTGGCGTTGGTAATAAATTACAAGTACATCAAGATGGTGTATTGCATCGTGCATTCTCAATTTTTATCTTTGATAGTGATGGTCGCTTGTTGTTGCAGCAGCGCGCTAAGGATAAATATCACTCTGGTGGTTTATGGACAAGTACCTGCTGTGGTCACCCACGACATGGAGAGAACAACGATGATGCGGCACATCGTCGGCTCATGGAGGAAATGGGATTCGATTGCCCCTTGCAAGAAGTCGCCGCCATTACTTATCGGGCATCGGTTTCCAATCATCTTATTGAGCACGAATTCGATCACATTTACGTTGGTAGATTTAACAGCGAACCTGTGCCAAATCCTGATGAAGCCTCGAATTGGTTTTGGATAGCCACGCCTGCTTTGCTGGAATGGATTGCAGTTCAACCCCAGGTCTTTACTGTTTGGTTTATAAAAATTCTGAATGAAGCTGGCGACGGCTGCCTGGAAGTCTGGAAGTCCTATGTGCAAAAATAA